The following are from one region of the Actinoplanes sp. L3-i22 genome:
- the pulA gene encoding pullulanase-type alpha-1,6-glucosidase, protein MSWLIVHYHRPDGDYSGWSLHAWGDVAPGQEVTFPGGQPFAGEDADGRFAWVRLAPGATEAGFVVVHSAGAKDVDLDRAVDVRTQREIWLRSGDQRIHSAPGTPPAPPAADEAVIHYRRPGGDYSGWGLHCWEGVPLSIKTYWRTPLAPAGFDGFGAVFRVPLKPDAVGLRYVLHHGEEKDLPDDQRLDLTVTREVWLVAGEVEPIRPELGTLGPELDPARSHAVFLDRTTIALPEWLAARATTFELLSGKTALPLTPRPGGLFQAQSRRFPHLRAYRAYAVRDLADVELGELLRDRLLIEGRVTGGEVTARTSVQLAGVLDDLYLEAADADLGLTLDVDVPRLAVWAPTARDVRLELYRDPSAEPRLIPMDRDDLNGVWSVPVKRKWLGRYYRYRVEVWQPAAQRIVTTSVTDPYSVSLAADSTHSQLVDLFGDPELAPPGWAGLTKPDPVAPARMQIAEVSVRDFSIFDGSLPPEERGTFLGFTRPGSDGMRHLRSLAEAGLTHLHLLPVNDFATVPDHRADQARPACDLAAFPPDSPEQQQAVTAVADRDGYNWGYDPWHWTTPEGSYATDPGGTARIRQLRAAVAALNGAGLRVVLDVVYNHTMGDGLDRFSVLDRIVPGYYHRLLADGSTAESTCCPNTAPEHMMMGKLVIDSLVTWAKAYKIDGFRFDLMGHHPRSNILEARLALDHRVDHGRDICLYGEGWNFGEVAYDARFAQATQVNMAGTGIGSFNDRMRDAARGGGAFGDDPGVPGFATGLGSRTPGFLHDLIKVGLAGGLATYRFVNHDGVERSGAQVDYNGSPCGYAASPDETVNYVDAHDNEILYDAMAFKLPVTTRAVDRARMQVLALALVVLGQGAGFVALGSERLRSKSLDRNSFNSGDWFNQIRWDPGQGNGFGVGLPPHADNADKWDFARPLLADPAFVPSAEVINLAASRYRELLRIRRSSPVFGLPTAEEVQRRVTFPLGGPGETPGVIVMCLDGTGLDERWRRLVVVFNATDEPTCQTVPDEEGLRLHPELTASADPLLRGASAVDKLDGAELTVPARQVAVFVADLAG, encoded by the coding sequence GTGTCGTGGCTGATCGTTCACTACCACCGTCCTGACGGCGACTACTCGGGCTGGTCGCTCCACGCGTGGGGGGATGTCGCCCCCGGCCAGGAAGTGACCTTCCCCGGTGGGCAGCCGTTCGCCGGGGAAGACGCGGACGGGCGTTTCGCCTGGGTGCGGCTCGCCCCCGGGGCCACCGAGGCGGGCTTCGTCGTGGTGCACTCCGCCGGCGCCAAAGACGTCGACCTCGACCGGGCCGTTGACGTCCGCACCCAGCGGGAGATCTGGCTGCGCTCCGGTGACCAGCGGATCCATTCCGCGCCCGGGACGCCGCCTGCGCCGCCTGCGGCGGACGAAGCCGTGATCCACTACCGGCGACCGGGCGGGGACTACTCCGGGTGGGGCCTGCACTGCTGGGAGGGCGTTCCGCTCTCGATCAAAACCTATTGGCGTACGCCGTTGGCACCCGCCGGCTTCGACGGGTTCGGCGCGGTGTTCCGGGTGCCGCTCAAGCCGGACGCCGTCGGCCTGCGGTACGTGCTGCACCACGGTGAGGAGAAGGACCTCCCCGACGACCAGCGCCTCGACCTGACCGTCACCCGGGAGGTCTGGCTGGTGGCCGGCGAGGTCGAGCCGATCCGCCCGGAGCTGGGCACCCTCGGCCCGGAGCTGGACCCGGCCCGCTCGCACGCCGTCTTCCTGGACCGGACGACCATCGCGCTGCCCGAGTGGCTCGCCGCCCGGGCCACCACGTTCGAGCTGCTCAGCGGCAAGACCGCGCTGCCGCTCACGCCCCGGCCGGGCGGGCTGTTCCAGGCGCAGAGCCGCCGCTTCCCGCACCTGCGGGCGTACCGGGCCTATGCCGTCCGCGACCTGGCCGACGTCGAGCTCGGCGAGCTGCTGCGCGACCGGCTGCTGATCGAGGGCCGGGTCACCGGCGGCGAGGTGACCGCCCGGACGTCGGTGCAGCTCGCCGGCGTCCTCGACGACCTGTACCTGGAGGCCGCCGACGCCGACCTGGGCCTGACCCTGGACGTGGACGTCCCGCGGCTCGCGGTCTGGGCGCCGACCGCCCGGGACGTGCGGCTCGAGCTCTACCGCGACCCGTCGGCGGAGCCGCGCCTGATCCCGATGGACCGGGACGACCTCAACGGCGTGTGGTCGGTTCCGGTCAAGCGCAAGTGGCTCGGGCGGTACTACCGGTACCGGGTGGAGGTCTGGCAGCCGGCCGCCCAGCGGATCGTGACGACCAGCGTGACGGATCCGTACTCGGTGTCGCTGGCCGCCGACTCCACCCACAGCCAGCTCGTCGACCTGTTCGGCGACCCGGAGCTGGCCCCGCCCGGCTGGGCCGGGCTGACCAAGCCGGACCCGGTCGCGCCGGCCCGGATGCAGATCGCCGAGGTCTCGGTCCGGGACTTCTCGATCTTCGACGGCTCGCTGCCGCCCGAGGAACGCGGCACGTTCCTCGGCTTCACCCGGCCCGGCTCGGACGGGATGCGGCACCTGCGCTCGCTCGCCGAGGCCGGGCTCACCCACCTGCACCTGCTGCCGGTCAACGACTTCGCGACCGTCCCGGACCACCGCGCCGACCAGGCCCGGCCCGCCTGCGACCTGGCCGCCTTCCCGCCGGACTCGCCCGAGCAGCAGCAGGCCGTGACGGCCGTCGCCGACCGGGACGGCTACAACTGGGGCTACGACCCGTGGCACTGGACGACGCCGGAGGGCAGCTACGCCACCGACCCGGGCGGGACCGCGCGGATCCGGCAGCTGCGCGCCGCGGTGGCCGCGCTCAACGGGGCCGGGCTGCGGGTGGTGCTGGACGTCGTCTACAACCACACGATGGGCGACGGGCTCGACCGGTTCAGCGTGCTCGACCGGATCGTCCCGGGCTATTACCACCGGCTGCTCGCCGACGGGAGCACCGCCGAGTCGACCTGCTGCCCGAACACGGCGCCGGAGCACATGATGATGGGCAAGCTCGTCATCGACTCGCTGGTGACGTGGGCCAAGGCGTACAAAATCGATGGTTTTCGGTTTGATCTGATGGGTCATCACCCGCGGTCGAACATCCTGGAGGCGCGGCTCGCCCTCGATCACCGCGTCGACCACGGGCGGGACATCTGCCTCTACGGCGAGGGCTGGAACTTCGGCGAGGTCGCCTACGACGCGCGGTTCGCCCAGGCCACCCAGGTGAACATGGCCGGCACCGGGATCGGCTCGTTCAACGACCGGATGCGCGACGCGGCCCGTGGCGGCGGCGCGTTCGGCGACGACCCGGGCGTGCCCGGCTTCGCCACCGGGCTCGGGTCGCGGACCCCCGGGTTCCTGCACGACCTGATCAAAGTCGGACTTGCGGGCGGGCTGGCGACGTATCGGTTCGTCAACCACGACGGGGTGGAGCGCAGCGGGGCGCAGGTCGACTACAACGGCTCGCCGTGCGGGTACGCCGCCTCGCCGGACGAGACGGTCAACTACGTCGACGCGCACGACAACGAGATCCTGTACGACGCGATGGCGTTCAAACTGCCGGTCACCACCCGTGCGGTCGACCGGGCCCGGATGCAGGTGCTCGCGCTGGCGCTGGTGGTGCTCGGGCAGGGGGCCGGGTTCGTGGCGCTCGGCAGTGAGCGGCTGCGGTCCAAGTCGCTCGACCGGAACTCGTTCAACTCGGGGGACTGGTTCAACCAGATCCGCTGGGACCCGGGGCAGGGCAACGGGTTCGGCGTCGGGCTGCCGCCGCACGCCGACAACGCCGACAAGTGGGACTTCGCCCGGCCGTTGCTGGCCGACCCGGCGTTCGTGCCCAGCGCCGAGGTGATCAACCTGGCCGCGTCCCGGTACCGGGAGCTGCTCCGGATCCGCCGCTCGTCCCCGGTCTTCGGGCTGCCCACCGCCGAGGAGGTGCAGCGGCGGGTGACGTTCCCGCTCGGCGGGCCCGGCGAGACCCCCGGCGTGATCGTGATGTGCCTGGACGGGACCGGCCTCGACGAGCGGTGGCGGCGGCTCGTCGTGGTCTTCAACGCCACCGACGAGCCGACCTGCCAGACCGTGCCGGACGAGGAGGGGCTGCGCCTGCACCCGGAGCTGACCGCCTCCGCCGACCCGCTGCTGCGTGGCGCCTCGGCCGTCGACAAGCTCGACGGCGCCGAACTGACCGTCCCCGCCCGGCAGGTCGCGGTGTTCGTGGCCGACCTCGCCGGATGA
- a CDS encoding aminopeptidase P family protein: MAQKDGGAQPAPKTESHDPAFPEAFLQFMRTGWREDPISVAPVPEVPNYAKRRAALSEAFPGETLIIPSGNEKVRANDTDYPFRPGSDFFYLTGDRDPDSVLVLHPTASGHEAVVFTRERNSKETDRFFRDRNGELWVGRTHTLGEKSTELGLETASLGHLGSALALSAPGRTRVLRGLDPNVDRAILAYEPDRARPRDRELAWTISELKLVKDEWEIAQLQGAIDATVLGFEDVARVLPADRGVKERLLEGVFGLRARHDGNDVGYTSIVGAGAHATILHWVRNTGVTTPGELLLMDMGVEGPNLYTADITRTVPVSGTFTPLQRQVYEIVYASQQAGMDAIRPGVLFKDVHQVCMRVLAEGLNDLGLLPVSVDEAMAEDSTVYRRWTLHGFGHMLGIDVHDCAHARNETYREGALGEGYVLTVEPGLYFQPEDELVPEELRGMGIRIEDDVLVTADGCRNLSDGLPRTSGEVETWLAAQREAGPRLPG; the protein is encoded by the coding sequence ATGGCGCAGAAGGACGGCGGCGCGCAGCCCGCGCCGAAGACGGAGTCGCACGACCCCGCCTTCCCGGAAGCGTTTCTGCAGTTCATGCGCACCGGCTGGCGGGAGGATCCGATCTCCGTCGCGCCGGTGCCCGAGGTGCCGAACTATGCGAAGCGCCGGGCGGCCCTCTCCGAGGCGTTCCCCGGTGAGACGTTGATCATCCCGAGCGGGAACGAGAAGGTCCGCGCCAACGACACGGACTATCCGTTCCGGCCGGGCAGCGACTTCTTCTACCTGACCGGCGACCGCGATCCGGACAGTGTGCTCGTGCTGCACCCGACCGCGTCCGGGCACGAGGCGGTGGTCTTCACCCGGGAGCGCAATTCCAAGGAGACCGACCGGTTCTTCCGGGACCGCAACGGCGAGCTCTGGGTCGGCCGCACCCACACCCTCGGCGAGAAATCGACCGAGTTGGGCCTGGAGACGGCCTCGCTGGGCCACCTGGGCTCCGCCCTGGCCCTGTCCGCGCCCGGCCGCACCCGCGTGCTGCGCGGCCTCGACCCGAACGTCGACCGGGCGATCCTGGCCTACGAGCCGGACCGGGCCCGCCCGCGGGACCGTGAGCTGGCCTGGACGATCTCCGAGCTCAAGCTGGTCAAGGACGAGTGGGAGATCGCCCAGTTGCAGGGCGCGATCGACGCCACCGTGCTCGGCTTCGAGGACGTGGCCCGGGTCCTGCCGGCCGACCGCGGGGTCAAGGAGCGCCTGCTCGAGGGCGTCTTCGGGCTGCGGGCGCGGCACGACGGCAACGACGTGGGCTACACCTCGATCGTCGGCGCCGGCGCGCACGCCACGATCCTGCACTGGGTGCGGAACACCGGCGTCACCACGCCCGGTGAGCTGCTGCTGATGGACATGGGTGTGGAGGGGCCGAACCTCTACACCGCCGACATCACCCGCACGGTCCCGGTCTCCGGCACGTTCACGCCGCTGCAGCGCCAGGTCTACGAAATCGTGTACGCGTCGCAGCAGGCCGGCATGGACGCGATCCGGCCCGGCGTGCTCTTCAAGGACGTGCACCAGGTGTGCATGCGGGTGCTCGCCGAGGGGCTGAACGACCTGGGCCTGCTGCCGGTGAGCGTGGACGAGGCGATGGCCGAGGACAGCACGGTCTACCGGCGGTGGACGCTGCACGGCTTCGGGCACATGCTCGGGATCGACGTGCACGACTGCGCGCACGCGCGGAACGAGACCTATCGGGAAGGGGCGCTCGGGGAGGGCTACGTGCTGACGGTGGAGCCGGGGCTCTACTTCCAGCCGGAGGACGAGCTGGTGCCCGAGGAGCTGCGCGGCATGGGGATCCGGATCGAGGACGACGTCCTGGTCACGGCCGATGGCTGCCGCAATCTCTCGGACGGCCTTCCGCGTACGTCGGGTGAGGTCGAGACGTGGCTGGCGGCTCAGCGGGAGGCCGGGCCCCGGCTGCCCGGCTGA
- a CDS encoding superoxide dismutase family protein — protein MLHTLPAALAAACLAAQPAAAAPPVSPAQRAAQPSDAAQPAGAAPSPRAALHSGAALHSGAALHSGAGLRSGAGLRSGAGLRSGAGRLGAGAPAPGPAVFQTWRPGAQAITYDPKIVPLGATAQVEFSSTGHNLWVRLEVTGLVPARAYGAHMHVAECAQDPKGAGPHYQHQHDPAATREKPSADPRYANPANEIWLDFTTNARGAATVSREQHWMFPDDQLPKSLVLHAETTKTTPGVAGTAGARVGCLKLPFGYGNAH, from the coding sequence ATGCTTCACACTCTGCCTGCGGCCCTCGCCGCGGCCTGTCTGGCCGCCCAGCCCGCGGCCGCCGCCCCGCCCGTCAGCCCCGCGCAGCGGGCCGCTCAGCCGTCCGACGCGGCTCAGCCAGCTGGCGCGGCCCCATCGCCTCGCGCTGCCCTGCACTCCGGCGCTGCCCTGCACTCCGGCGCTGCCCTGCACTCCGGCGCTGGCCTGCGCTCCGGCGCTGGCCTGCGCTCCGGCGCTGGCCTGCGCTCTGGTGCTGGCCGGCTTGGGGCGGGTGCTCCGGCGCCCGGGCCGGCCGTCTTTCAGACCTGGCGGCCCGGCGCCCAGGCGATCACCTATGACCCGAAGATCGTGCCGCTCGGGGCGACCGCGCAGGTCGAGTTCAGCTCGACCGGGCACAACCTGTGGGTGCGGCTCGAGGTGACCGGACTGGTGCCGGCCCGCGCCTACGGGGCGCACATGCACGTCGCCGAGTGCGCTCAGGACCCGAAGGGCGCCGGGCCGCACTACCAGCACCAGCACGACCCGGCCGCGACCAGGGAGAAGCCGTCGGCGGACCCCCGCTACGCCAACCCGGCGAACGAGATCTGGCTCGACTTCACCACGAACGCCCGCGGGGCCGCGACGGTCAGCCGGGAGCAGCACTGGATGTTCCCCGACGACCAGCTGCCGAAGTCCCTGGTCCTGCACGCGGAGACGACCAAAACCACGCCGGGCGTCGCCGGGACCGCCGGGGCTCGCGTGGGTTGTCTCAAACTGCCTTTCGGGTACGGCAACGCCCACTGA
- a CDS encoding carbohydrate kinase → MGYAVVLGEALIDLLEADLGGEQIYRQAIGGAPLNVAVGVARLGGRVEYAGTLSTDVLGDRIAAFLREAGVGDKSVRRVPVPTTLAVTTFEGAEPAFTFYGEPPSYALLAPDDLDRPSLSGGDVLYTGSICLLREPFRATARAAWAEFDGLRVFDPNVRPKLLPDAAALDALRDLVEEFFAAADLVKLSSADAQLLYGDSDPAAAADRIRALGAKAVVVTCGAQGAHVAAQDGAAMLPAPSVAAIDATGAGDSVMGALVSRLLAEGRPGGLADWQRHVRFALAVAGLVCERQGGATAMPTPAEVTARWGEI, encoded by the coding sequence ATGGGCTACGCGGTGGTGCTCGGCGAGGCGCTGATCGACCTGCTCGAAGCCGACCTCGGCGGTGAGCAGATCTACCGCCAGGCGATCGGTGGCGCGCCGCTCAACGTCGCGGTGGGCGTCGCCCGGCTGGGCGGCCGGGTGGAGTACGCCGGCACCCTGAGCACCGACGTCCTCGGTGACCGGATCGCCGCGTTCCTGCGCGAGGCCGGCGTCGGCGACAAGAGCGTCCGCCGGGTGCCCGTCCCGACCACCCTGGCGGTGACCACGTTCGAGGGCGCCGAGCCGGCGTTCACGTTCTACGGCGAGCCCCCGTCGTACGCCCTGCTCGCCCCGGACGACCTGGACCGCCCGTCGCTGTCCGGCGGCGACGTCCTCTACACCGGCTCGATCTGCCTGCTCCGCGAGCCGTTCCGGGCGACCGCCCGGGCGGCCTGGGCCGAGTTCGACGGTCTCCGCGTCTTCGACCCGAACGTCCGCCCGAAGCTGCTGCCCGACGCGGCCGCCCTGGACGCCCTGCGGGACCTGGTCGAGGAGTTCTTCGCCGCCGCCGATCTGGTGAAGCTCAGCTCCGCCGACGCCCAGCTGCTCTACGGCGACAGCGATCCGGCCGCGGCCGCCGACCGGATCCGCGCGCTCGGCGCGAAGGCGGTCGTGGTGACCTGCGGCGCCCAGGGCGCGCACGTGGCGGCGCAGGACGGCGCCGCCATGCTCCCGGCCCCGTCGGTCGCCGCGATCGACGCCACCGGCGCCGGCGACTCGGTGATGGGCGCCCTGGTCAGCCGGTTGCTGGCGGAGGGCCGTCCCGGCGGCCTGGCGGACTGGCAGCGGCACGTCCGGTTCGCGCTGGCGGTCGCCGGCCTGGTCTGCGAGCGTCAGGGCGGCGCCACGGCGATGCCGACCCCGGCCGAGGTGACCGCCCGCTGGGGCGAGATCTGA
- a CDS encoding thioesterase family protein yields the protein MELPEFAPGMGARVELTVTDADTAQSVGSGDVPVLATPRVLALAEAATVATTARKMPGGITSVGTRAQVEHRAPTPLGRTVVAQATLVRVDGRTLYFDVTVRDGERVVAEVRVERVLLDRQKFIARAFDG from the coding sequence ATGGAGCTGCCGGAGTTCGCGCCCGGGATGGGTGCCCGGGTGGAATTGACGGTCACCGACGCCGACACCGCCCAGTCCGTCGGCTCCGGTGACGTGCCGGTGCTGGCCACGCCGCGGGTGCTCGCGCTCGCCGAGGCCGCCACGGTGGCCACCACCGCCCGGAAGATGCCCGGCGGGATCACCAGCGTGGGCACCCGGGCCCAGGTCGAGCACCGGGCGCCGACACCGCTCGGGCGGACCGTGGTGGCGCAGGCGACGCTGGTCCGGGTGGACGGGCGGACGCTGTACTTCGACGTGACCGTGCGGGACGGGGAGCGGGTCGTGGCCGAGGTACGGGTCGAGCGGGTGCTGCTCGATCGGCAGAAGTTCATCGCCCGGGCCTTCGACGGTTGA
- a CDS encoding PH domain-containing protein, giving the protein MTTTGAPERAGRQRLHPLSPLLHGAKTLSVIIVALSWQTLNRLGLVHFAAVVGVVAIGAVIFSAVGWWNTGYQVVARELRISDGLLWRRNRAIPLDRLQSVELRRPLLAQLTGLAELRLEVVGGSKTEAPLAYLTVREASALRERLLAISGRTPESSASAEADPAVNRAVSTSLFRVSNRDLLISQLLTPQAFLLPIGIAWVVTQFVMEGSWTFIGIASTVTAMAGVLLQPIRRVLRDWNFRLARDPGGRLLLHYGLTETRSQVLPLNRVQAVRITWPFLWRLSNWLYLQLDVAGYDSPDRGNDTGSDRLLPVGDQHAARFLIGTVLPGVDLLTLATTPPPARVRWLHPVGLRFMGVGLHQDVLVTRQGRVSREMTIVPYARLQSVRVVQGPLQRMLGLATVYADTAGTRSAAARDRELAEAWALADELARRAREARRALPVAPVSPVAPAGSAPGSAAGFAAGFAAPPVDFVPPPVGRAADDTYWQRPPQA; this is encoded by the coding sequence GTGACCACCACCGGGGCACCCGAGCGGGCCGGCCGGCAGCGGCTGCACCCGCTCAGCCCGCTGCTGCACGGGGCCAAGACGCTCTCGGTGATCATCGTGGCGCTCTCCTGGCAGACCCTGAACCGGCTCGGCCTGGTCCACTTCGCGGCCGTCGTCGGCGTCGTCGCGATCGGCGCGGTGATCTTCTCGGCGGTCGGCTGGTGGAACACCGGCTACCAGGTCGTGGCGCGGGAGCTGCGGATCTCCGACGGGCTGCTGTGGCGGCGCAACCGGGCCATCCCGCTCGACCGGCTGCAGTCCGTGGAGCTCCGGCGGCCGCTGCTCGCCCAGCTCACCGGGCTCGCCGAGCTGCGGCTCGAGGTGGTCGGCGGGAGCAAGACCGAGGCGCCGCTGGCGTACCTGACGGTGCGCGAGGCGTCGGCGCTCCGGGAACGACTGCTGGCGATCTCCGGCCGTACCCCCGAATCGTCGGCCTCGGCCGAAGCGGACCCGGCGGTGAACCGGGCGGTCTCCACCTCGCTCTTCCGGGTCAGCAATCGGGACCTGCTGATCAGCCAGCTGCTCACCCCGCAGGCGTTCCTGCTGCCGATCGGTATCGCGTGGGTGGTCACCCAGTTCGTGATGGAGGGCTCGTGGACCTTCATCGGGATCGCCAGCACCGTCACCGCGATGGCCGGCGTGCTGCTCCAGCCGATCCGCCGGGTGCTGCGGGACTGGAACTTCCGGCTGGCGCGGGACCCGGGCGGGCGGCTGCTGCTGCACTACGGGCTGACCGAGACGCGCAGCCAGGTGCTGCCGCTGAACCGGGTGCAGGCGGTCCGGATCACCTGGCCGTTCCTGTGGCGGCTCAGCAACTGGCTCTACCTGCAGCTCGACGTGGCCGGCTACGACTCGCCGGACCGCGGCAACGACACCGGCTCGGACCGGCTCCTGCCGGTCGGCGACCAGCACGCGGCCCGGTTCCTGATCGGGACCGTGCTGCCCGGCGTCGACCTGCTGACCCTCGCCACCACGCCGCCGCCGGCCCGGGTGCGGTGGCTGCACCCGGTCGGGCTGCGGTTCATGGGGGTCGGGCTGCATCAGGACGTGCTGGTGACCCGGCAGGGGCGGGTGTCCCGGGAGATGACGATCGTGCCGTACGCCCGGCTGCAGAGCGTCCGGGTGGTGCAGGGGCCGCTGCAGCGGATGCTGGGGCTCGCGACGGTCTACGCGGACACGGCCGGGACCCGGTCGGCGGCGGCCCGGGACCGGGAGCTCGCCGAGGCGTGGGCGCTGGCGGACGAGCTGGCGCGGCGGGCCCGGGAGGCTCGGCGGGCGCTGCCGGTGGCGCCCGTCTCGCCGGTTGCCCCGGCCGGATCCGCGCCTGGCTCCGCGGCCGGTTTCGCGGCTGGTTTTGCGGCGCCTCCGGTGGATTTCGTGCCGCCGCCGGTCGGTCGGGCCGCCGACGACACGTACTGGCAGCGGCCCCCGCAGGCCTAA
- a CDS encoding PH domain-containing protein: MSDPSVPIAVDALQPWPDTVQWRPVSPKLITVELIGLAAGQAIFVTGLAVAWIFLRQWGWLAGIAAVLLFGVWRATVAVRGVRAWGYAERDNDLMVRHGLLVRRLTIVPYARMQYVDVTAGPIERAFGLATVQLHTAAAASDARVPGLPPEEAARLRDRLTALGEDRAEGL; the protein is encoded by the coding sequence GTGAGTGACCCTTCCGTGCCCATCGCCGTCGATGCCCTGCAGCCGTGGCCGGACACGGTGCAATGGCGTCCCGTCTCACCCAAGTTGATCACCGTGGAACTGATCGGGCTGGCCGCCGGGCAGGCGATCTTCGTGACCGGTCTCGCCGTCGCGTGGATCTTCCTGCGCCAGTGGGGCTGGCTCGCCGGGATCGCCGCGGTGCTGCTGTTCGGCGTCTGGCGGGCGACCGTCGCGGTCCGCGGCGTGCGCGCCTGGGGCTACGCCGAACGCGACAACGACCTGATGGTGCGGCACGGGCTGCTGGTCCGGCGGCTGACCATCGTGCCGTACGCCCGGATGCAGTACGTCGACGTCACCGCCGGCCCGATCGAGCGCGCGTTCGGGCTGGCCACCGTGCAGCTGCACACCGCCGCCGCGGCCAGTGACGCCCGGGTGCCCGGCCTGCCGCCCGAGGAGGCCGCCCGCCTGCGGGACCGGCTCACCGCCCTCGGCGAGGACCGGGCCGAAGGCCTGTGA
- a CDS encoding MoxR family ATPase: protein MAQPSTPETETSPEAPVPPAHDASQLERAMFEVKRVIVGQDRMVERMFVALLARGHCLLEGVPGVAKTLAVETLAKVVGGTFSRVQFTPDLVPADIVGTRIYRQSNEKFDVELGPVFVNFLLADEINRAPAKVQSALLEVMAEHQVSIGGKTYEVPDPFLVMATQNPIEQEGVYPLPEAQRDRFLMKIVVGYPTDAEEREIVYRMGVSAPEPKQVFAPEDLLALQRRADQVFVHNALVDYTVRLVLATRAPAQHGMPDVAQLIQYGASPRASLGIVRATRALALLRGRDYALPQDLLDVAPDILRHRLVLSYDALADDIPADQIVARIMQAVPMPSVASRQGTSPNGGPQPPMPNGVHPTSGVPAGAPAFPQSGPWPHP, encoded by the coding sequence GTGGCGCAGCCCAGCACGCCCGAGACCGAGACCAGCCCGGAGGCACCGGTGCCACCGGCGCACGACGCGTCACAGCTCGAGCGGGCGATGTTCGAGGTCAAGCGGGTCATCGTCGGCCAGGACCGGATGGTCGAGCGGATGTTCGTGGCGCTGCTCGCCCGCGGTCACTGCCTGCTCGAGGGGGTGCCCGGCGTGGCCAAGACCCTCGCCGTGGAGACCCTGGCCAAGGTGGTCGGCGGCACGTTCTCCCGGGTGCAGTTCACCCCGGATCTGGTCCCGGCGGACATCGTCGGCACCCGGATCTACCGGCAGAGCAACGAGAAGTTCGACGTCGAGCTCGGCCCGGTGTTCGTGAACTTCCTGCTCGCCGACGAGATCAACCGCGCGCCCGCCAAGGTGCAGTCGGCGCTGCTCGAGGTGATGGCCGAGCATCAGGTGTCGATCGGCGGCAAGACCTACGAGGTGCCCGACCCGTTCCTGGTGATGGCCACCCAGAACCCGATCGAGCAGGAGGGTGTCTACCCGCTGCCCGAGGCCCAGCGGGACCGCTTCCTCATGAAGATCGTCGTGGGCTACCCGACGGACGCCGAGGAACGCGAGATCGTCTACCGGATGGGCGTCAGCGCGCCGGAGCCCAAGCAGGTCTTCGCCCCGGAGGACCTGCTCGCCCTGCAGCGCCGGGCGGACCAGGTGTTCGTGCACAACGCCCTGGTCGACTACACCGTCCGGCTGGTGCTGGCCACCCGCGCCCCGGCCCAGCACGGCATGCCGGACGTCGCCCAGCTGATCCAGTACGGCGCCAGCCCCCGCGCCTCGCTCGGCATCGTCCGGGCCACCCGGGCCCTGGCCCTGCTCCGCGGCCGGGACTACGCGCTCCCGCAGGACCTGCTGGACGTCGCGCCGGACATCCTGCGCCACCGCCTGGTGCTCAGCTACGACGCGCTCGCCGACGACATCCCGGCCGACCAGATCGTCGCCCGGATCATGCAGGCCGTGCCGATGCCGTCGGTCGCCTCCCGGCAGGGCACCTCGCCGAACGGCGGGCCGCAGCCGCCGATGCCGAACGGCGTGCACCCGACCAGCGGCGTCCCGGCCGGCGCGCCGGCGTTCCCGCAGAGCGGACCCTGGCCGCACCCATGA